The Bactrocera dorsalis isolate Fly_Bdor chromosome 3, ASM2337382v1, whole genome shotgun sequence genomic interval aacattTCACTTTACCCACTGCGTAAGTCATTCtacattttaatagtttttgacAGCAGTAGTTTGACAGTTCACCAGTACAGTTTAACGGTACAGCTTtctaatcaaaatatttgtgcaaaattattatttataggattttccaaaaaatttaaactcatTTGAAATTGTTActttcaaagttttcaaaatattattgcggAAGTCTAAAAATATACATCGATTTGAAAAATACCCAAAAAGTACCGATAAAATTATGCTGATCATCTGAAGTTGAAAGCCATTGATGTACTGAACTTCTATTGTCCATTTTACCGAAGATATTGGTTTGCGAAATTACCGATAGTtatttacattatatacataaatttaacatgtatgtaaatgtataacatttatgtacctatgtatatacagttgtatcgtacatatttttataataagtcCTACCAACGGGTGTATGTATAGTtcaatattattgttatatgtCGACTTACTGGGGAAAATTTCGATAAGACTAATCTCTACGCACTTTTCCCTCTGGAttatgttttatatacatatattaatatactgggtactccaagtagaggtacttttttcaatagcctttttcttttgacAGATCGGAGTCATGTCAAGCTGTcacgttatttttgttcagtattgtttggcatttggTCATGGAAAGAATTACTtctgaacaacgtttataagtcgttcaactttattacgaaacttCACGCTCTTTAatgaatgtgtttcgcgcgctttgATCCTATTCGCAATACCAGCACCTATTCTAAGGCCGTGGAGGATCGATTCggcaccgttcgcagcaactcggactgtatggaacgacttgtagcatcgagatcttaaattgaaagcatgcAAAATACAGCCCGTGCAAGAAGTTCGacttcgaccttcccaagcgagcCAACTTTTGTTCAGTGATAAGGCCCATTTCTAGCTcgatgggtatgtaaacaagcaaaattgcctcaTTTGGAACcaaaagcaacctgaagagatgcaagagttgccatttcattcagaaaaaataatggtttggtgtggtttgtgggccggtggaattatcagttcatatttcttcagaaatgatATCGGtgggaacgtaaccgtcaatggcgaccgttattgtgccatgataaccaactattcgAAACCTGAAATTGAAGATCGTGATCTCAGctacatttggtttcaacaaaacggcgccacttcccacacatcgcatcaatcaatgaatttattaagtTGGCCACCAGGATCGTGTGATATTGCTAGACTTTTCTATGGGAATATGTAAggcctaaagtctatgcggacaatccctctTCAGATTCAGagaaaaacatcacgcgtgttaaCTGTCGAAGTGCTCGAACGAGTcgatctgagacgtagccgcggccaacatatgaaagaaataatcttcaaagcATGAATGCCAAAGAATGACCTTTCGAGTAGTAATAAAAATGTccctttaaatttgaagtttatgttttttctttaagaaagtaaaaatggatcaccctttactacTATAGTGTATAATATAGATGAACGCAGAGAAAATGTCGCGTGAAATATAGCTGACTCTCAATTAAGGATGAACATAACataatttataagtatatttgcCAAGATATCTTACAATACTTACTGAGATAAATAGCTAGTCTAAGAGAGTGGCGAATAGAACACACCATAACAGATGTTCAAACGGAAAACGATTATACTCTTTTAATAAGGTGTTCGATACTCTCTTGTACCGAATTCCACTCGCTAATTttggtattgtattatatttgataatattgttgttacattcacatatatttgaaaagagagcaatgttttaatttttacaatcacTGTAATGTATGAGGTGTAAAATGACATTTTGCAACACtatctcaaatatatttatttccatttttaactaatatttgtaaacagcaaacgaaattcaaaaattttctgtgattatttgtaattttgagAGAGTCTATTTCTTATTCAACCAAAATGGATTGtctaatgaaaacaataaagtaTGTTGTGgtgttttttaactttttatgtgCGGTGAGTATTGggattttgaagaaaatcaTAAGGGAAGTGtggatttgaagaaaattttttattgttttgatgTTTTGTTTTGAGAATGAAAGTAGGAAATGGAAAAACGTGTgcgttgtaaagggtgattttttaagagcttgataactttttttaaaaaaaaaaacgcataaaatttgcaaaatctcatcggttctttatttgaaacgttagattggttcatgacatttactttttgaagataatttcatttaaatgttgaccgcggctgcgtcttaggtggtccattcggaaagtccaattttgggcaactttttcgagcatttcggccggaatagcccgaatttcttcggaaatgttgtcttccaaagctggaatagttgctggcttatttctgtagactttagacttgacgtagccccacaaaaaatagtctaaaggcgttaaatcgcatgatcttggtggccaacttacgggtccatttcttgagatgaattgttgtccgaagttttccctcaaaatggccatagaatcgcgagctgtgtggcatgtagcgccatcttgttgaaaccacatgtcaaccaagttcagttcttccatttttggcaacaaaaagtttgttagcatcgaacgatagcgatcgccattcaccgtaacgttgcgtccaacagcatctttgaaaaaatacggtccaatgattccaccagcgtacaaaccacaccaaacagtgcatttttcgggatgcatgggcagttcttgaacggcttctggttgctcttcaccccaaatgcggcaattttgcttatttacgtagccattcaaccagaaatgagcctcatcgctgaacaaaatttgtcgataaacacatttcgaaccgaacactgattttggtaataaaattcaatgatttgcaagcgttgctcgttagtaagtctattcatgatgaaatgtcaaagcatactgagcatctttctctttgacaccatgtctgaaatcccacgtgatctgtcaaatactaatgcatgaaaatcctaacctcaaaaaaatcacccgttatttcctCCTATAGTTTTGTCTCTTTTGCTTAGCTTTTTGTCTCAAGGGTGATCGAAAAAGAGAAGCAATAGGGTGacaatactaaaaaattatgtaattggTTGAGTCCAGAGAAAACAGATTGGCTTCttttcacatacaaatacaatatcCCGCTTTGAACCTTTGGACAAAAAACTCTTTTGGAAGCACTATGTGGAGGAAAGAGTATGGAAATACGGCAGTGCCCCAAATGCATGTTTGGAGATACTCGGCACAACCTGGGTGCTGTATGTCAGGACGGTGCTTTAGAGAGTACCGGGAGCTGTAGGAACCTCCCTAACGGCGGCTCTTAAATTAGTAGTAAACCTACCTAGAAacctgaaaatcgacaaaattgCCGGAATGGAACAATTCGAAGTAAACTAAGAATGTGATGGTTGACGAATAGTCATGGTACCGCTCCTTTACGCCGCATATTAAATATCATAATTTCAGCGATGGATTGAAATTGGAGAGCGATGTTGTGGAACTATAATGTCCGGAACTAAATATAGGTAGCCTTTTAAGCCGCCGGATTACTGCAATATATTctaagttaatatttttgctcGAGAGAAAGCCGCGGAGCTAGCCTCTAATGGATCTGCAAGCAACTCCAGAGTTAACAACTATGCAGATAGTCAAACAGCAATCAAAGCCAAAACCTCGTTCCGCATATCGTCCAgcagtgtcttgggaagcagcgCAGCAGAGGAGAGTGTTCCTAGGAAGAAGCGACTCCACTTCTATTATGTTTAGGTCATAAAGGCACCGATGACAATGAGATAGAGGACGAGATTGTCAATATTGGCTTGTTCATGgtagaatatttcaaaaaagattTAAGTACAACCgaatttgatgaaaaatttaGGGAAATAAGTCTATCAAACGGATATAAACAATATAGCAATgtttgatctgacaggacgattatgacatATTGGATTGTCAAAAGAGCAGAAAAAGTATGGCATCgattgctgtccctatcggtctacttttgtggTTTCCTATTGAAAATccctttatttttttgtgaaagcaacaacaatgttaggAAGTTGAATAATTTAGGAAAGTGGTACAacagcttttttttattttaccagtTTCTGTTTTACcgattttataccagttttaccATAGTGGATGCCTCAAAGGACAAGttactttcaaattttaaaatgctaatttttttgtttgattttgaaGGCTTCctgtaaaatgtatatattttttgatagaaAAGGTTGAGCGTAAACGCTGATAGCGCTAGGCTGCTTGTAAGTGCGGCCAATCTGTTTAAACTATCGGTATTGTTTGTTCGATCCACCATCCCTGAACGCTTGTCGcatcgaaaatatttaatattaacttcGCTGATATAATATTTAGGAcctaattttttcgaaatcatGGAACATTGCATTGCATTTTCTGAACTTCATTTCTCTGTGTAATGCTGTCCTACAGTTGAACATCAACCACCGAATTTTCTAATAGCTTTCCGCTTCCTATACCTCTTTCACAGGTGTTCGGAATTGTCATAGTAGTTTTGAGTGCATTGGCGATGAAGGAACTTGGTGCGGCTAGTAAGCCAATTTGTGTTAGTTTGATCGTCTTCGGCTGCATAATACTTTGCATCTCATTTGTTGGCTGTTGCGGAGCGCTAACCGAAAGTCTATGTTGCATATGGACGGTATGAATAacgaaatatctttaatttttaataaaaaacaatttatttaacaattttatagtACGTTCTATGTTTGTTGGTACTTCTCGTGAGCAATgtgataaatataatatatataaataaggcTGATAGCGCCGAACATGCACGCAATGACATGAATTTGGCGTGGCAGCATATGAAAGAAGGCAGCGATGTAACAATGCATATGTTCCAAAGTAcggtatgtaaaaaattaattaaaaagcgctttaaattttttgttgcaaaattgcaaaacaatattttttgttctaaaTACATAATGCTCGTATTTTGAGCTTGTaatgatttcaaattttttttacttaattgtaGATGGAATGCTGTGGCAAGACAAATTATAATGACTACATGACCGCAGGTATACCAATACCGATATCTTGTTATTGGAACGCCGACATGTCTCCAGAAAATTTATACCAAAGGGGCTGTTTAGGTGAACTCACCGATAGTTATAGATCTTCCTTCAAGCGAATGTATAACTTCAGTTGGGTCGTTTTTGCTATTGAGGTGAGGGATTTATTATTTGATCTAATTTAATCCTCAttctaataatatatatatacatatatatattttatataaatcatAGAGATATAGACCATAGAGATATCCGGTAGCCGATAATGCGCTACCGGTTGAGCCTGTGAGAGCGCCTCTTCCTTTCTAAGGTTTGATAAGACGCGTGctttcatacatttttgtttatttcgatCCACTTTTGATtgttctcaaattttgtatgttttataaTCGGTACACTTCAGAACTTTTTCGGCCCACTTCATTTTTAGTATAGTAATTTTGCCACTCAGACTGAAATACGGAGAAGTCATAAGTTGCCAAGGCAGGACTACACGgcggatgactcatcaaatcgtTGTTTTGAGTTCTCAAAAATGTAGTTGTTTCAGTCAAAgcgtgagagctcgcattgtcatggtgtaGAGTGATCCGTCATCAGCGGTTTGTtgtcctgatttcttgaaaaacAACTGGTTGTCTCAATCTCAtgataggtcacatgacgatcttgtAATATCAGTATGCGCAACACACAACAACTAATTTTAGACGACCTTCCCGAAATTCGTCTTGAAGTGATCTACGACCTCAATT includes:
- the LOC105224643 gene encoding protein late bloomer, with amino-acid sequence MDCLMKTIKYVVVFFNFLCAVFGIVIVVLSALAMKELGAASKPICVSLIVFGCIILCISFVGCCGALTESLCCIWTYVLCLLVLLVSNVINIIYINKADSAEHARNDMNLAWQHMKEGSDVTMHMFQSTMECCGKTNYNDYMTAGIPIPISCYWNADMSPENLYQRGCLGELTDSYRSSFKRMYNFSWVVFAIEAASLVLAIALGVAYQLED